A window of Mustela nigripes isolate SB6536 chromosome 9, MUSNIG.SB6536, whole genome shotgun sequence contains these coding sequences:
- the TOR2A gene encoding prosalusin isoform X2, with protein MAAGSRGCRPWGSLLGLLGLVSAAAAAAAWDLTSLHCHFGSFCECDFQPDFQGLECDLAQHLAGQHLARALVVKALKAFVQDPAPTKPLVLSLHGWTGTGKSYVSSLLAHYLFRGGLRSPHVHHFSPVIHFPHNSHMERYKKDLKSWVQGNLTACSRSLFLFDEMDKLAPGLMEVLLPFLGSSWVVFGTNYRKAIFIFISNTGGEQINQVALEAWRSRRDREEIRLQELEPVISQAVLDNPHRGVLASPRLGQAVQESPAASAVGTLFLSLLENETRSPK; from the exons ATGGCGGCTGGGTCTCGCGGCTGCCGGCCCTGGGGCTCGCTCCTCGGGTTGCTGGGGTTGGTCTCAGCCGCGGCCGCGGCCGCCGCCTGGGACCTGACTTCGCTGCATTGCCACTTCGGCAGCTTCTGCGAATGTGACTTCCAGCCCGACTTTCAGG GTCTGGAGTGTGACCTGGCCCAGCACCTGGCTGGCCAGCACTTGGCCAGGGCATTGGTGGTGAAGGCACTGAAGGCCTTCGTGCAGGACCCAGCCCCTACCAAGCCACTGGTCCTCTCCCTGCATGGCTGGACAGGCACTGGCAAGTCCTATGTCAGCTCCCTGCTGGCACACTACCTCTTCCGGGGTGGCCTCCGCAGCCCCCATGTTCATCACTTTTCCCCCGTCATCCACTTCCCCCACAACAGCCATATGGAGCGTTACAAG aAAGATCTTAAGAGCTGGGTCCAGGGGAACCTCACAGCCTGCAGccgctccctcttcctctttgaCGAGATGGACAAGCTGGCCCCAGGCCTGATGGAGGTCCTGCTACCCTTCCTGGGCTCCTCCTGGGTTGTGTTTGGGACCAACTATCGCAAAGCCATCTTCATCTTCATCAG CAACACTGGTGGCGAGCAGATCAACCAGGTGGCCCTGGAGGCGTGGCGCAGCCGCCGGGACCGGGAGGAGATCCGCCTGCAGGAGCTGGAGCCCGTCATCTCCCAGGCTGTGCTGGACAACCCGCACC GTGGCGTCCTTGCCTCTCCTCGCCTGGGCCAGGCCGTGCAGGAAAGCCCTGCGGCCTCTGCAGTGGGGACCCTTTTCCTGAGCCTCCTGGAGAATGAGACCCGGAGCCCAAAGTGA
- the TOR2A gene encoding prosalusin isoform X1, translating into MAAGSRGCRPWGSLLGLLGLVSAAAAAAAWDLTSLHCHFGSFCECDFQPDFQGLECDLAQHLAGQHLARALVVKALKAFVQDPAPTKPLVLSLHGWTGTGKSYVSSLLAHYLFRGGLRSPHVHHFSPVIHFPHNSHMERYKKDLKSWVQGNLTACSRSLFLFDEMDKLAPGLMEVLLPFLGSSWVVFGTNYRKAIFIFISNTGGEQINQVALEAWRSRRDREEIRLQELEPVISQAVLDNPHHGFWRSGIVEEHLLDVLVPFLPLQRHHVRHCVLNELAQLGLEPREEVVQAVLDSTTFFPEEEQLFSSNGCKTVASRIAFFL; encoded by the exons ATGGCGGCTGGGTCTCGCGGCTGCCGGCCCTGGGGCTCGCTCCTCGGGTTGCTGGGGTTGGTCTCAGCCGCGGCCGCGGCCGCCGCCTGGGACCTGACTTCGCTGCATTGCCACTTCGGCAGCTTCTGCGAATGTGACTTCCAGCCCGACTTTCAGG GTCTGGAGTGTGACCTGGCCCAGCACCTGGCTGGCCAGCACTTGGCCAGGGCATTGGTGGTGAAGGCACTGAAGGCCTTCGTGCAGGACCCAGCCCCTACCAAGCCACTGGTCCTCTCCCTGCATGGCTGGACAGGCACTGGCAAGTCCTATGTCAGCTCCCTGCTGGCACACTACCTCTTCCGGGGTGGCCTCCGCAGCCCCCATGTTCATCACTTTTCCCCCGTCATCCACTTCCCCCACAACAGCCATATGGAGCGTTACAAG aAAGATCTTAAGAGCTGGGTCCAGGGGAACCTCACAGCCTGCAGccgctccctcttcctctttgaCGAGATGGACAAGCTGGCCCCAGGCCTGATGGAGGTCCTGCTACCCTTCCTGGGCTCCTCCTGGGTTGTGTTTGGGACCAACTATCGCAAAGCCATCTTCATCTTCATCAG CAACACTGGTGGCGAGCAGATCAACCAGGTGGCCCTGGAGGCGTGGCGCAGCCGCCGGGACCGGGAGGAGATCCGCCTGCAGGAGCTGGAGCCCGTCATCTCCCAGGCTGTGCTGGACAACCCGCACC ATGGCTTCTGGCGCTCAGGCATCGTGGAAGAGCATCTCTTGGACGTCCTGGTGCCCTTCCTACCATTGCAGCGGCACCACGTGCGGCACTGCGTGCTCAACGAGCTGGCCCAGCTGGGCCTGGAGCCAAGGGAGGAGGTCGTCCAGGCTGTGCTGGACAGCACCACCTTCTTCCCCGAGGAAGAACAGCTCTTTTCCTCCAACGGCTGCAAGACCGTGGCCTCCAGAAttgccttcttcctctga
- the TOR2A gene encoding prosalusin isoform X3, with protein sequence MDKLAPGLMEVLLPFLGSSWVVFGTNYRKAIFIFISNTGGEQINQVALEAWRSRRDREEIRLQELEPVISQAVLDNPHHGFWRSGIVEEHLLDVLVPFLPLQRHHVRHCVLNELAQLGLEPREEVVQAVLDSTTFFPEEEQLFSSNGCKTVASRIAFFL encoded by the exons ATGGACAAGCTGGCCCCAGGCCTGATGGAGGTCCTGCTACCCTTCCTGGGCTCCTCCTGGGTTGTGTTTGGGACCAACTATCGCAAAGCCATCTTCATCTTCATCAG CAACACTGGTGGCGAGCAGATCAACCAGGTGGCCCTGGAGGCGTGGCGCAGCCGCCGGGACCGGGAGGAGATCCGCCTGCAGGAGCTGGAGCCCGTCATCTCCCAGGCTGTGCTGGACAACCCGCACC ATGGCTTCTGGCGCTCAGGCATCGTGGAAGAGCATCTCTTGGACGTCCTGGTGCCCTTCCTACCATTGCAGCGGCACCACGTGCGGCACTGCGTGCTCAACGAGCTGGCCCAGCTGGGCCTGGAGCCAAGGGAGGAGGTCGTCCAGGCTGTGCTGGACAGCACCACCTTCTTCCCCGAGGAAGAACAGCTCTTTTCCTCCAACGGCTGCAAGACCGTGGCCTCCAGAAttgccttcttcctctga
- the PTRH1 gene encoding peptidyl-tRNA hydrolase isoform X2, with protein sequence MRRSLSLGVLEPRPPGKRWLVAGLGNPGLPRTRHSVGLAVLGQLAQRLGVADGWARDRHCAADLALASLGDAQLVLLRPRRLMNLNGRSVARAAELFGLTAEEVYLVHDELDKPLGKLALKLGGSSRGHNGVRSCIACLNSSLSGPL encoded by the exons ATGAGGCGGTCCTTGAGCCTGGGCGTTTTGGAACCCCGGCCCCCGGGGAAGCGGTGGCTG GTGGCCGGCCTGGGGAACCCTGGACTGCCCCGCACGCGGCACAGCGTGGGCTTGGCGGTGCTGGGGCAGCTGGCGCAGCGGCTGGGAGTGGCGGACGGCTGGGCGCGCGACCGGCACTGCGCCGCCGACCTCGCCCTGGCCTCGCTCGGGGATGCCCAGCTCGTCCTGCTTCGGCCGCGGCGCCTCATGAACCTCAACGGGCGCAGCGTGGCCCGGGCGG CCGAGCTGTTTGGGCTGACTGCTGAGGAGGTGTACCTGGTGCACGATGAACTGGACAAGCCCCTGGGGAAACTGGCTCTGAAGCTTGGGGGAAGCTCCAG GGGCCACAACGGAGTCCGTTCCTGCATTGCCTGTCTCAACTCCAGT CTCTCTGGACCCCTCTGA
- the CFAP157 gene encoding cilia- and flagella-associated protein 157 isoform X1, with the protein MAPKKKITKGAKEPEVKKKKGGKKDASIANKPMEMTLGEENREFYHIQIRDLEDRLARYQRKWDELAVQEKLFRQEFEQLANNKKEIVAFLKRTLNQRVDEITDLNEQLQSLQLAKEMEKDAFEAQLAQVRHEFQETKDQLTTENIILGGKLAALEEFRLQKEELTEKFATLEDQLRKQECDYKDYVYNLEKKSVLDKDRLRKEIIQRVNLVATEFRKVATNQMWDTTKRAIMENNTVTLQLSKISRQGMQLLQENEQLKGTQDKLCEQLDLLENTQKAMARHSRGHHKIILMLTEKCLEQQQSMAEAEQLRLQLSQLEQSLRQLQQDNQALRSQRDQLNLQLERQQTKAQQLQQELTEEQKVRASLETALAHATFFLQDILQMQPDEEDGDFDVVFQLQCKEMLQQLLTMLSSAMVLSPQLAVCPRRESKPHGPPKESQPSTQPPKMGSLPWQLSSITPYQPGDLGLVPRRAHIPPNPEDLRLLSHTTRVGTFQVHSCPEVRVPGPQRWQDSSQPEVQIHSSATVPLYGLGAVPSSLGLHFPICKMGQRKVGQGCSGLKHAHTSPGKGACWTLLAPPPLAGEGWDPPEEASASSHIFHLTDPHLWFSKKVQKV; encoded by the exons ATGGCTCCCAAAAAGAAGATAACCAAGGGGGCCAAGGAGCCCGAGGTCAAGAAGAAGAAAGGTGGCAAGAAGGATGCCAGCATAGCCAACAAGCCCATGGAAATGACTTTAGGCGAGGAGAACCGAGAATTCTACCATATCCAGATCCGGGACCTGGAGGACAGGCTGGCCCG GTACCAGCGGAAGTGGGATGAGCTGGCCGTTCAGGAGAAGCTGTTCCGCCAGGAGTTTGAGCAGTTGGCCAACAACAAGAAGGAGATCGTGGCCTTCCTCAAGCGCACACTCAACCAGCGCGTGGATGAGATCACTGACCTCAATGAGCAGCTCCAGAGCCTGCAGCTGGccaaggagatggagaaggacgCCTTTGAGGCACAGCTAGCCCAGGTGCGCCATGAGTTCCAGGAGACCAAGGACCAGCTCACCACAGAGAACATCATCCTTG gggggaagcTGGCAGCTCTGGAAGAGTTCCGGCTGCAGAAAGAGGAACTCACAGAAAAGTTCGCGACCCTGGAGGACCAGCTACGGAAGCAGGAGTGTGACTACAAGGATTACGTGTACAACCTAGAGAAGAAGTCTGTGCTGGACAAGGACAG ACTGAGGAAGGAGATCATCCAGCGCGTGAACTTGGTGGCCACGGAGTTCCGCAAGGTGGCCACTAACCAGATGTGGGACACGACAAAGCGAGCCATCATGGAGAACAACACGGTCACCCTGCAGCTGTCCAAGATATCCCGGCAAGGCATGCAGCTGCTGCAGGAGAATGAGCAGCTCAAGGGCACCCAGGACAAGCTGTGCGAACAGCTGGATCTGTTGGAGAACACCCAGAAGGCCATGGCCAGGCATAGTAGAGGCCACCATAAG ATCATCCTCATGCTGACTGAGAAGTGCCTCGAGCAGCAGCAGAGCATGGCAGAAGCCGAGCAGCTTCGCCTCCAGCTGAGCCAACTGGAGCAGAGCCTCAGGCAACTGCAGCAGGACAACCAGGCCCTGag GAGTCAGAGAGACCAGCTCAACTTGCAGCTAGAGAGGCAGCAGACTAAGGCACAACAGCTACAGCAGGAGCTGACTGAAGAGCAGAAGGTTCGGGCAAGTCTGGAGACAGCCCTGGCCCATGCCACCTTCTTCCTACAGGACATTCTACAG ATGCAACCTGACGAGGAGGACGGCGactttgatgtagtgttccagcTACAGTGCAAGGAGATGCTGCAGCAGCTGCTGACCATGCTCAGCTCGGCCATGGTCCTAAGTCCCCAGCTGGCTGTGTGTCCCCGCCGGGAGAGCAAGCCCCATGGCCCACCCAAGGAGAG CCAACCTAGCACCCAGCCACCCAAGATGGGGTCTCTGCCTTGGCAGCTATCCAGCATCACACCCTACCAGCCGGGGGACCTGGGCCTGGTGCCACGACGGGCCCACATCCCACCCAACCCTGAAGACCTCAGGCTGCTCTCACACACCACCCGTGTGGGAACCTTCCAGGTGCATAGCTGCCCTGAGGTAAGAGTGCCGGGGCCCCAGAGGTGGCAAGATAGCAGCCAGCCCGAGGTACAGATTCATAGCTCTGCCACAGTGCCATTGTATGGCCTGGGGGCTGTGCCTAGCTCTCTAGGCcttcatttccccatctgtaaaatgggccaaAGAAAAGTGGGGCAAGGCTGCAGTGGGCTAAAGCATGCCCACACATCGCCTGGGAAGGGGGCTTGCTGGACCCTGTTGGCGCCTCCTCCACTGGCAGGCGAAGGGTGGGACCCGCCTGAGGAGGCCTCAGCTTCAAGCCACATCTTTCATCTTACAGATCCACACCTCTGGTTCTCCAAAAAGGTTCAAAAAGTTTAG
- the PTRH1 gene encoding peptidyl-tRNA hydrolase isoform X1, whose protein sequence is MRRSLSLGVLEPRPPGKRWLVAGLGNPGLPRTRHSVGLAVLGQLAQRLGVADGWARDRHCAADLALASLGDAQLVLLRPRRLMNLNGRSVARAAELFGLTAEEVYLVHDELDKPLGKLALKLGGSSRGHNGVRSCIACLNSSAMPRLRVGIGRPSHPDMVQAHVLGCFSAAEQELLPPLLERAADLLLDHIRERSQGPPPGFAITGHEPA, encoded by the exons ATGAGGCGGTCCTTGAGCCTGGGCGTTTTGGAACCCCGGCCCCCGGGGAAGCGGTGGCTG GTGGCCGGCCTGGGGAACCCTGGACTGCCCCGCACGCGGCACAGCGTGGGCTTGGCGGTGCTGGGGCAGCTGGCGCAGCGGCTGGGAGTGGCGGACGGCTGGGCGCGCGACCGGCACTGCGCCGCCGACCTCGCCCTGGCCTCGCTCGGGGATGCCCAGCTCGTCCTGCTTCGGCCGCGGCGCCTCATGAACCTCAACGGGCGCAGCGTGGCCCGGGCGG CCGAGCTGTTTGGGCTGACTGCTGAGGAGGTGTACCTGGTGCACGATGAACTGGACAAGCCCCTGGGGAAACTGGCTCTGAAGCTTGGGGGAAGCTCCAG GGGCCACAACGGAGTCCGTTCCTGCATTGCCTGTCTCAACTCCAGT GCAATGCCGAGGCTGCGGGTGGGCATCGGGCGCCCGTCACACCCTGACATGGTGCAGGCCCACGTGCTGGGCTGTTTCTCCGCCGCTGAACAGGAGCTGCTGCCTCCATTGCTGGAGCGAGCTGCCGACCTGCTCCTGGACCACATCCGTGAGCGAAGCCAGGGCCCCCCGCCAGGCTTTGCCATCACTGGACACGAGCCTGCCTGA
- the CFAP157 gene encoding cilia- and flagella-associated protein 157 isoform X2: MAPKKKITKGAKEPEVKKKKGGKKDASIANKPMEMTLGEENREFYHIQIRDLEDRLARYQRKWDELAVQEKLFRQEFEQLANNKKEIVAFLKRTLNQRVDEITDLNEQLQSLQLAKEMEKDAFEAQLAQVRHEFQETKDQLTTENIILGGKLAALEEFRLQKEELTEKFATLEDQLRKQECDYKDYVYNLEKKSVLDKDRLRKEIIQRVNLVATEFRKVATNQMWDTTKRAIMENNTVTLQLSKISRQGMQLLQENEQLKGTQDKLCEQLDLLENTQKAMARHSRGHHKIILMLTEKCLEQQQSMAEAEQLRLQLSQLEQSLRQLQQDNQALRSQRDQLNLQLERQQTKAQQLQQELTEEQKVRASLETALAHATFFLQDILQMQPDEEDGDFDVVFQLQCKEMLQQLLTMLSSAMVLSPQLAVCPRRESKPHGPPKESQPSTQPPKMGSLPWQLSSITPYQPGDLGLVPRRAHIPPNPEDLRLLSHTTRVGTFQVHSCPEIHTSGSPKRFKKFSLPEVSLLSK; encoded by the exons ATGGCTCCCAAAAAGAAGATAACCAAGGGGGCCAAGGAGCCCGAGGTCAAGAAGAAGAAAGGTGGCAAGAAGGATGCCAGCATAGCCAACAAGCCCATGGAAATGACTTTAGGCGAGGAGAACCGAGAATTCTACCATATCCAGATCCGGGACCTGGAGGACAGGCTGGCCCG GTACCAGCGGAAGTGGGATGAGCTGGCCGTTCAGGAGAAGCTGTTCCGCCAGGAGTTTGAGCAGTTGGCCAACAACAAGAAGGAGATCGTGGCCTTCCTCAAGCGCACACTCAACCAGCGCGTGGATGAGATCACTGACCTCAATGAGCAGCTCCAGAGCCTGCAGCTGGccaaggagatggagaaggacgCCTTTGAGGCACAGCTAGCCCAGGTGCGCCATGAGTTCCAGGAGACCAAGGACCAGCTCACCACAGAGAACATCATCCTTG gggggaagcTGGCAGCTCTGGAAGAGTTCCGGCTGCAGAAAGAGGAACTCACAGAAAAGTTCGCGACCCTGGAGGACCAGCTACGGAAGCAGGAGTGTGACTACAAGGATTACGTGTACAACCTAGAGAAGAAGTCTGTGCTGGACAAGGACAG ACTGAGGAAGGAGATCATCCAGCGCGTGAACTTGGTGGCCACGGAGTTCCGCAAGGTGGCCACTAACCAGATGTGGGACACGACAAAGCGAGCCATCATGGAGAACAACACGGTCACCCTGCAGCTGTCCAAGATATCCCGGCAAGGCATGCAGCTGCTGCAGGAGAATGAGCAGCTCAAGGGCACCCAGGACAAGCTGTGCGAACAGCTGGATCTGTTGGAGAACACCCAGAAGGCCATGGCCAGGCATAGTAGAGGCCACCATAAG ATCATCCTCATGCTGACTGAGAAGTGCCTCGAGCAGCAGCAGAGCATGGCAGAAGCCGAGCAGCTTCGCCTCCAGCTGAGCCAACTGGAGCAGAGCCTCAGGCAACTGCAGCAGGACAACCAGGCCCTGag GAGTCAGAGAGACCAGCTCAACTTGCAGCTAGAGAGGCAGCAGACTAAGGCACAACAGCTACAGCAGGAGCTGACTGAAGAGCAGAAGGTTCGGGCAAGTCTGGAGACAGCCCTGGCCCATGCCACCTTCTTCCTACAGGACATTCTACAG ATGCAACCTGACGAGGAGGACGGCGactttgatgtagtgttccagcTACAGTGCAAGGAGATGCTGCAGCAGCTGCTGACCATGCTCAGCTCGGCCATGGTCCTAAGTCCCCAGCTGGCTGTGTGTCCCCGCCGGGAGAGCAAGCCCCATGGCCCACCCAAGGAGAG CCAACCTAGCACCCAGCCACCCAAGATGGGGTCTCTGCCTTGGCAGCTATCCAGCATCACACCCTACCAGCCGGGGGACCTGGGCCTGGTGCCACGACGGGCCCACATCCCACCCAACCCTGAAGACCTCAGGCTGCTCTCACACACCACCCGTGTGGGAACCTTCCAGGTGCATAGCTGCCCTGAG ATCCACACCTCTGGTTCTCCAAAAAGGTTCAAAAAGTTTAGTCTTCCCGAAGTTTCTCTACTTTCTAAGTAA
- the TTC16 gene encoding tetratricopeptide repeat protein 16 gives MTNSAEDALELDPAPSKPISKPWVFPVPKGALQRIFGSSQVFQNLDVVKPKIRGLTVPLKVREYYHQGLQCLEKEDWEMAVLFFSRALHLDSELGQCLFEQCAFQEALRVFSQASALQPGKASFRYRCMACLLALEQYQDCLSLVTKEVKLGTTNADVFILRARLYNFFQKPGLCYQDLHSALLLDPKHPQAKALLQMMVDQAQQARQDAGILAVQGKLQHALQCINCAIENNPLDPCLFLFRGTMYRRLQEFDAAVEDLLKALDMMSESQERAVQQAQRQLLLTYNDFAVHCYLQGAYQEGVLLLNKALKDEQQEKGLYINRGDCFFQLGNLLFAEADYQQALALSPQDEGANLRMGLLQEKMGFCEQRGRQFHKAESHFSMAIQHNPQKAQYYLYRARSRQLLQNILGARLDVATVLLLNPKQPKLLTLMASLFPGMSVDDVLCSQVAHLARLQLDRLLERSRLQAGIPQGIVGQLRERELERQKARTLQFWWKPLFGISEELEAAPQTLTGAPAGAKAAKALHEEKEEPAASRVRSLSESYLDQTSSGSIFGFRTMSASETSTICKEYRSTSATAVTSSDSSLLKTQSSDLLENREHLSLSNSPRNTKVTPGQSQGPSRTKVTQSQSQRPSKTESTQGQSRRPSKTKATQGHSQRPSKTEAIQDKSQSPSKIEVAQGQSQSPSRTKVTQGQSRSPSRTKAAQGQSRRPSRIKAAKGQGRSSTGTKVTQGQSQSSSQTEATRSPRQKPNKTKATQGPRQRLRKIKPAHGRSGGLIRSSSRTKDFYDPSWSPSHAEATWDQYQRSSKTTAAQSWSQNTSPGYSKTEDTRGLSPTLRKPQIRGPEPEPQKNQDWP, from the exons ATGACAAACTCCGCAGAG GATGCTCTGGAGCTTGACCCGGCTCCGTCAAAGCCCATCTCAAAGCCATGGGTGTTTCCAGTTCCAAAGGGAGCCCTACAGCGGATCTTTGGGAGCAGCCAGGTGTTCCAGAACTTGGATGTTGTAAAACCGAAGATCAGGGGATTAACAGTGCCCCTCAAAGTCAGGGAGTA CTACCACCAAGGCCTGCAGTGCTTGGAGAAAGAGGACTGGGAGATGGCTGTGCTCTTCTTTTCCCGTGCCCTCCACCTGGACTCTGAGCTG ggccagTGCCTGTTTGAGCAATGTGCCTTCCAGGAAGCTCTGAGAGTCTTCTCACAAGCCTCTGCACTCCAGCCGGGGAAAGCCAGCTTCCGTTACCGATG CATGGCCTGTCTCCTGGCCCTCGAACAGTATCAGGACTGCCTCTCACTCGTCACCAAAGAGGTGAAGCTTGGTACAACCAATGCGGATGTCTTCATCCTCCGAGCCAGGCTCTACAACTTCTTCCAGAAG CCCGGCCTCTGCTATCAAGACCTGCACAGTGCCTTACTGTTGGACCCCAAGCACCCACAAGCCAAGGCGCTGCTCCAGATGATGGTGGACCAAGCCCAGCAGGCGCGTCAGGATGCCGGGATCCTGGCCGTGCAGGGCAAGCTGCAGCACGCCCTGCAGTGCATCAACTGTGCCATTGAGAACAACCCTCTGGAcccctgcctcttccttttcCG GGGCACCATGTACCGCCGGCTCCAGGAGTTTGATGCCGCCGTGGAGGACCTCCTGAAGGCTCTGGACATGATGAGTGAGAGCCAGGAGCGCGCCGTGCAGCAGGCCCAGCGGCAACTGCTGCTGACCTACAATGACTTCGCTGTGCACTGCTACCTGCAGGGCGCCTACCAGGAGGGCGTGCTGCTGCTCAACAAGGCCCTCAAGGATGAGCAGCAGGAGAAGGGCCTCTACATCAACCGGGGAG ATTGCTTCTTCCAGCTGGGCAACCTGCTCTTTGCGGAGGCCGACTACCAGCAGGCGCTGGCACTGAGCCCGCAGGATGAGGGCGCCAACCTGCGCATGGGGCTGCTACAGGAGAAGATGGGCTTCTGCGAGCAGAGGGGCAG GCAGTTCCATAAGGCGGAGAGCCACTTCTCCATGGCCATCCAGCACAACCCCCAGAAGGCCCAGTACTACCTGTACCGTGCCAGGAGCCGGCAGCTCCTGCAGAACATTTTGGGGGCCCGCCTGGATGTTGCCACCGTCCTGCTTCTCAACCCCAAGCAACCCAAG CTGCTCACCCTGATGGCCAGCCTCTTCCCGGGCATGTCAGTGGATGACGTGCTCTGCAGCCAGGTGGCCCACCTGGCCAGGCTGCAGTTGGATCGGTTGTTGGAGAGAAGCCGCCTGCAGGCTGGCATCCCGCAAGGCATCGTGGGGCAA CTCAGGGAGCGGGAACTAGAGCGCCAGAAGGCACGGACCCTGCAGTTCTGGTGGAAGCCTTTGTTTGGGATCTCTGAAGAGCTCGAGGCCGCTCCCCAGACCCTGACAGGAGCGccagcaggtgcaaaggcagCGAAGGCCCTCCATGAGGAGAAAGAG GAGCCTGCAGCCAGCAGGGTGAGGTCCCTGTCCGAAAGCTACCTCGACCAGACCTCTTCAGGCTCCATCTTCGGCT TCAGGACCATGTCCGCCTCAGAGACGTCTACTATTTGCAAGGAATACAGGAGCACCTCAGCCACTGCTGTGACATCCTCCGACTCCTCACTGCTGAAGACTCAATCCTCAGACCTCTTGGAGAACAGGGAACACCTAAGCTTGAGCAACAGCCCCAGAAATACCAAGGTCACCCCAGGCCAGAGCCAGGGCCCCAGCAGGACCAAAGTcacccagagccagagccagagacCCAGCAAGACAGAGTCCACCCAGGGCCAGAGCCGGAGGCCCAGCAAGACCAAAGCTACCCAGGGCCACAGCCAGAGGCCCAGCAAGACAGAGGCCATCCAGGACAAGAGCCAGAGCCCCAGCAAAATAGAGGTTGCCcagggccagagccagagccCCAGCAGGACCAAAGTCACCCAGGGCCAGAGCAGGAGCCCCAGTAGGACCAAGGCAGCCCAGGGCCAGAGCCGGAGGCCCAGCAGGATAAAGGCTGCCAAGGGCCAGGGTCGGAGCTCCACAGGGACAAAGGTCACACAGGGCCAGAGCCAGAGTTCCAGCCAGACTGAAGCCACCCGAAGCCCAAGACAAAAACCTAACAAGACCAAGGCCACTCagggcccaaggcagaggcttaggaAGATCAAGCCTGCCCATGGCCGGAGTGGGGGACTGATCCGAAGTTCTAGCAGGACCAAGGATTTCTATGATCCAAGTTGGAGCCCCAGCCACGCTGAGGCCACTTGGGACCAATACCAAAGGTCCAGCAAGACCACGGCTGCACAGAGCTGGAGCCAGAACACAAGCCCAGGTTACAGCAAGACCGAGGACACCAGGGGACTGAGCCCAACTCTCAGAAAACCCCAGATCAGAGGGCCTGAGCCAGAACCCCAGAAAAATCAAGACTGGCCCTAG